The DNA window CGTGATATCACCACCACGACTACGGGCGACCTCTTCAAGTCGTGGCTCCGGCATCTTGCCGGAAGCCTGCCCAAGCCCGGGCATCGCGACCAGGTGGCCTCACGTTTCCGCTCTACAGGGCCAAAGGCCCGGCCATTCCTCAGCCCGGGCCATCGGCCCGGGAAACGGGTCCGAGGAACGGGGCGGCCTGAAGGGCCGCGATACGTGCCAAGGCCCGCCTCATGGGGAGGCGACGATGCCTGCGCGGAATACGGCGGTTCAAGCGAGATGCAGGAGGGTGGTTGGGATCGTTTTCTGGAAGGACCGGCCCGCCTCCTATCGCGGCCCTTCAGGCCGCCGTCCTCGTCGATCCTGAGACCCCGGCCGGTGGCCGGGGCTGAGGGATGGCCGGGCCGTTGGCCCTGAAAACCGAGTCCCTGACGGCGGGCGGCCCCGGTGCTTCCGTGGTGTCACCACCACGACTACGGAGGCAGGGTGGAGTCCGGAAAGTAGGAGGGTATCACGGACAGGTGTAGTCCACGGCTCAAAGAAAAAGGCCGGATGCCACGGGGACATCCGGCCTTGGGAATGAAATGCTTACGATCCGATCAATCGCGGCTCATGAACAACCGGAGCACGTAGTAGAACATGGTCGCGACGCTTGCGAAGAGCGAGAGCGAGGCGGCGACGTGCTGGCCGGGCGAGTAGTGATAGAGCATCGCACTCGTCGTGTAGAGGATCGAGCCTGCCGCCAGGACGATCATGCCGACCGAGAACCAGGTGCCGAGACCGAAGCCGAAGAGGATCGCGGAAACAACCAGACCGATCGCGACGATACCGCCGATTTTCAGCGCACCGCCGAGGAAGGTGAAGTCCTTCTTGGTGGTGAAGGCGATCGCGGTCAGGCCGAGAACGAGGCCGCCGGTGACGACGCCCGCCTTGCCGATGGCCATCGGGTCATAAAGCTTTGCGAAAAGCAGCATCGGCAGGAAGATCGCGGCCTGCGCCACGACGTAGAGGCCGAGACCCAGATACTGGGTGCTCTTCGAGGTGCTGCTGTAGGCCCACTTGTTGGCGATGTAGGAGGCACCCATGAAGGCGCCGAGGACCAGCAACATGTTGAATTTGCCTGAGCTGAGCCAGCCGAAGACGGCTTCCGGCGGGACGATGGCCAGGAGCACCGCCTCAAGCGCGGCGAAGGCGAGGATGGCACCTGCAAGGTGGTAGTAGGTCTTCCGCACGAAGTCCGTCCGCGTTTCCAGCGGCGCCTCCGCCACCGGACCGACGGCATAGGGATTGAAGGAGGAATTCATATGTCGCAGGATGTATGGTCGCCACTTCCCCTCGAATCAAGGTGATTTCGGTGACGGGCAGTCCCAGCGAACCTCAGCGGGCCAGCTTCCCGGCGAAGACGCGGAACTTCGGCGGCCGCAGGAAGGCCACCAGTGCTTGATTCGAGCGCTCGGCGAAATCCACTGCCAGCGAGGAGGGAGCGGAGAGCGCGGCTACCAGCGGGATGCCACCCGCGAGCGCCTTTTGCATGATCTCGAAAGATACGCGTCCGGACACCAATAGGAAACTTTGTGATAAATTCCACCCGGCTTCGACAGCGTGTCCCAGCACCTTGTCCACCGCGTTGTGCCGGCCGATGTCCTCTCGGATCACCTGCGGGTTCCCGTCGGCAGCGAAAATTCCCGCGGCATGTAGTCCTCCCGTGCGGGCGAAGACGGACTGTGCCTCGCGCAGCTTTTCCGGTGCGGCCAGCAGCACCTCCGGGGAAAAGAGCATGCTTTCGGGGAGGGGCGGGCGCTGCGTCGTCACCGCCTCGATGGTCGCCTTCCCGCAGACCCCGCAGGATGAGGCGCTGAAGACGTGGCGCGTCAGCTTCTGCAGATCCACCTCTGCGGAGTCAGCGAGGAAGACCAGCGCGTGATTGTCGCGGGAGTCCGTGTCGATCTTCCGCACATCCTCTCGGGAGCGGATGACGCCCTCCGTCAGCAGGAAGCCGAGCGCGAGGTCCGCATCGTGGCCCGGCGTGCGCATGGTGACCGCGACCGGGTGGCCATCGATCACGATCTGCAGGGGCTCCTCGATCACGACCTGATCGGGAACTTCCGCGCCCTCCGCGTCCGTGGCCATCACGTGCTTGTCCATGCCGGGCTCTTGCCTAGATTTGCAGCCATGATTCGGAAAGCCCCGATTGCCCTGGCCGTGGCGCTGCTGCTCGCCTCATGCGCCGGCACGCCGAACCTGCACCGGGTGGATGAGAAGGTGTGGCGGTCCGGCCAGCCCGGGCGTTCGCATTTCCGCGACTTACAGAAGGAGGGGATCGGCGAGGTGCTGTGCCTGCGCCGCTGGCACTCGGACAAGGAAGAGGCGGGCAAAAGCCTGAAGCTCCATCACGTCCGCATGAGGGCCGGCGAGATCCGCGACGAGGACATCGTGGAGGCGCTGCGGATCATGGTGTCCGCGGAGAAGCCGCTGCTGGTCCACTGCTTCCACGGGGCGGACCGCACCGGGGTGGTCATCGCGATGTATCGCATGGTCGTGCAGGATTGGTCGCGGGAGCGGGCCATTGCCGAGCTGACTGACGAGGCCCACGGCCACCACGCCAAGGTCTTCCCGAATATCCGGGAATACCTTGAGACCGTGGACGTGGCGAGGATCCGGCGGGAAGTCTACCGGCCTCAGACCGGCAGCTCGAATCCCGTCCGGTAGCTGCCCTTCAGCAGGGCATTCGCCTTGTCCGCATGGGTGCCGGTGAATTTCTCGCCGCTCATGGCGAGGGAGGCTCCCAGGCGGATCTTCTGCTTGGCCAGGTCTACGTTGTTCGCCGCGAGGTGGGCGGCCATGCGCTCCACGGCCTCGGCGGCTGCGGCGTTTGAGAAGGCCTCCTTCACCTCGCCCGGCGAGGCGGGGGTGCCGAGGTCCCAGGAGATGTTCCCGATGTGGGCCAGCGCGGACGAGAGGTGGCCATTCTCGGCGGAGTGGCGCGCGTCCTGTTTCCCGGCGCGGATGGCGTCCACCCAGGTGCCGAAGTGCGAGCGCCCGCCCTGGAAGGACCGGAGCTGCTTACCCTCGGTGTCAAACATCTGGCACTTCCCGTCGTGGCCGCCGGAAAGCCAGCCGCCCTCGTACTCGATCAGGTTTCCCACCTGTTGGCCCTTGTAGGAGTCCATGCCCGATTTGAAATCCACGCCCTTTTTGGGCAAGCCGCGCACCTCGAAGACGATCGGCACGGGGTGGTAGCCGAGGAAGACGACCTGCGTGTTTGCCACGTCGCCATCGTCATCGTGGGCGAAGCGGCCGCCGCAGGACAGCACGGTCGGCGGCAATTCCTTCGGGTCGCCCAGCGCCCAGCGGCAGACGTCGAGCTGGTGTGGTCCCTGGTTGCCCAGGTCGCCGTTGCCATACGGGGACTGCCAGTGCCAGTCGTAGTGGAATTGCTTCCGGCGCGGCGGGTCGGTCGGGCGCGGGCCGCACCACAGGTCGTAGTTCACCTCGGCGGGCGGCTTCTGCGGGCCGTTCACCTTGCCGATGGACGGGCGGGGCTTGTAGCAAAAGCCGCGTGCGAGCTTCAGCTTGCCGAGATTCCCCTCTTTCAGCCACGCGAATGCCTCGGCCCAAGAGGTCTCCGAGCGGCGCTGGAAGCCGTGGTGGATGATCTTCCCATACTTCGCCTGCGCGTCGGCGAGCACGCGGCCTTCCCACACGTTGTGCGAGACGGGCTTCTCCACATAGACGTGCTTGCCATTCGCCGCGGCGGTCACGGCGATCAGCGCGTGGGTGTGGTTCGGCGTGGCGATCACCACGGCGTCGATGTCCTTCGCCTCGCACAGCTTGCGATAGTCCTCGTAGGTCGCGACCTTGACGTTCTGCTTCTCCAGCTTGTCCTTTCCTGCGGCCAGCACCTTCGCGTCGCAGTCGCAGAGCGCGACGAGGCGGACGCCCTTCGTCTTCAGGGCGTTGTCGATGTGGTTCATCCCCCGGCCCTTGAAGCCGATCACGGCCAGGCGCAGGTCCTCGTTCGCCCCTTGGGCGCGGGCCAGCGGTGAGAGCATCGACCACGTGCCGGCGAAGGCCGAGGTATGGAGGAAAAAGCGGCGGTTCATGGCGTCTGCGAGAAGTCGGTCCAGTGGTCGGCCAGCCTGGCGGATTCCAGGCTGCCGTGGTGGAGGACCACGCCATAACGGAATGTCATCGACTCGCCTTTCTTCAAGACATGATCGCCGAGGTGCTTGTCATCCTTCTTCTCGAAGTCGTGGATGCCGAAGGGATTTGCCGCCAGCAGGCCGTAGTCGCGGGCGTGCCACCAGGTGGGAAAGCGGAGATTCGACGGGTGGTCGAAGATCGCGAGCACCGCGGGCTCGTCCTTTTCATCCGGGCCGGTGAAGGCCACCCACTTCGAGCGCTTGCCCCAGCAGTCGTTGTCCTTCCGGCCCTCGGAGTCGGCGATGTGGCCCTTCGCCTGGGCGCCCTTCTGGCGCAGGGTGCGGTCCACGCGCAGGGCGAAGAAGCCCTCCTTCGTATCGCCGAATTTCGCGTCGCCATCCGCCGCGGTGAGCTTCGATGAGACGCCGATCAGCGTGGTCTTGTCGTCCAGCTTCTTGAAGGAATACGTGCGCTCCTCGGTCAGGTGGGTCTTGCCGCCCGCGGTCCACGCGAGGTCCACGGTGAAGGAGTCGTTCTTCATCCCGTGGACCTTCTTCGTCTCGATCCGCGGGTCCTTGCCGAATTGGAAGGCCCAGAAGTCGTGGCCGTTCACCTCGCCGTGGCTCATCCAGAAGGACCGGTGGTGCGGGTGGTCGCGCTCTTCTCCCTTCGCGCTGTCATCCATCGGCCAGCGGCGGCTCAGCGTCGCACCGGACTCGGACAGGAGCGGGTAGAGATAGGGCACCTTAGAGTCCGTGTGAAAGGCGGTGAAGGGCTTGCCATCCAGCTCCACCTGGACCGTTGTCGGTTCGGTGGTGGCCTTGATCGTGAATCCTTCGTCCGCGGACGCCGCGGCGGTGAAAAGCAGGGGCAGGATGAGGCGCTTCATTCCGGCAAGCTGGACAAGAGGCTGCGGGTGGGCGATGGAAAATTGCGGAATAACCTCCATGAGGCATTCTCCAAGAAACGTCTGATGTCGGAATTCGAACAACTCGTCGATGCCCATTACGAAGCGCTCTACCGCTTCGCGATGTCGCTATCGAAAAACGCGGACACCGCGGCTGACCTCGTCCAGCAGACCTTTTGCATCTGGGCCCAGAAGGGGCACCAGCTCAAGGAGCGGGACAAGGCGAAGACCTGGCTCTTCACCACCCTGCACCGCGAATTCCTCGCCCTCGCCCGCAAGGCGAAACGCTATACCGACGAGGAACTGACCGAGGCCGTGGCGGGCAGGATGTGCTCGGAGGAAGACGACACCGAGCGCCAGATGGACGGCCAGCGCGCGCTCGAGCTGCTGGGCGACCTTGACGAAACCTTCCGCGCACCGCTCGCACTGTTTTACCTGCAACAGCATAGTTACAAGGAGATCGCCGAGATCCTCGACGTGCCGATCGGCACGGTGATGTCCCGCATCTCACGGGCAAAGGACATGCTCCGCCGCCGGATGACCGCGGAGCCTTCCAGCGCTCCGAAAAACATTCTTCAACTGCAACCTGAGGCCCTGAGATCAAGCCATGGATAAGGAGGAAGCACGCTTTATCCTCCGTTGCTTCCGCCCCGATGGAGCGGACGCGGAGAACCCGGATTTCGCCGAGGCGCTGGCCTGGGCGGCGAAGGATCGCGAACTCGGCGAGTGGCTGGCCCGTGAGCGGGCGAGCGACGCCGGTTTCGCCACCGCGCTGAATGCGGTGACCATCCCGCCGATGCTGCGGGAGGAAATCCTCGTCGGCCTCGCCATGGAGCGCGGGGATGCGGCAGTGTATCCGGACAAGTTCGACGTCTCGGTCATCGGGGCGATGGCGGGCATCCAGCCGCCGCGTGCCCTGCGCGGGGAGATCCTTTCCGCCATGGAGCGCACCGCGGCCGAGCCGGTCAGGGCGCGCCGGTGGTGGAATTTCGGCCTGCCAGCCGCCGCGGCCGCGGGCATCGCGCTCGCCTTCATGGCCAGCCGGCCGGGTGGCGAAGTGGATGCCAACCTCGTGTCCGACGGGGTGCCGTACGTCGGCTCCGGAAACATCGTCCCGGTATCCGCCTCGCTGCCGATCAGCCGGGTGGAGGAGGGCTTCATCAAGACCTTCGAGACCTCGGGCCTGCGGCTCGACCTGAACAATCCGGACCATCACCTGCTCTTCGACCACATCAAGGCGGCCAAGCTGCCTTGCCCGAACCGCTGCCTGCCCGAGGGTCTGAAGAAGATCCCGGGACTCGGCTGCCGCGAGATCGAGATCGAGGGGAAAAAGGGCGCTCTGGTCTGCTTCCGCCAAGAGAATGACGAGGTCCACCTCATGGTCTTCAAGCGCTGCGATGTGAAGTGCAAGCTGTCCGCGGTCGGACAGCCGACCTTTGGCAAGCACGGCACCTGGACCGCCGCCCGCTGGAGCGACGATGACTGGGTCTTCGTCCTGATGGGCGAGAAGAACGCCGAGCGAAAGCAAAACGTCGATCGCAAGCGGCTGGAAGAGATGTTCTGACCGCGCCCCTGCGGAGTCACACCGGGATCACGTCCACCGCTTCCGATCCGCGGGCGACCAACCGCGTGGGTATGCCTGCGTCGAAAGTCGCAAAGCGGATCCCGTACTTCAGCGCCAGCGCCACTAGATACACGTCGGTCAGGCGCTGCGGCGTGAGTCCTGCAAGCGAGGTCAGGAGCGGATCGTCGAATGACAGGTCGCAGGGCAGGAAATGATGACCGCGGCGTGCGCGGTAGGCCTTCAGGTCGAGCAGGGCTTTCTCCGGCGAGCCCGGACCATGCGGGTAGGAGGGATGGCCGTAGATGCGGAGGAAGCCGCTTTCCGTGATCGGGCAGGTGGCGAGCCCCATCGTCGGACGCGCTGCCAGCCAGC is part of the Luteolibacter flavescens genome and encodes:
- a CDS encoding TA system VapC family ribonuclease toxin, with product MIRLADVPVLIALADPRHEHHVAARRWLAARPTMGLATCPITESGFLRIYGHPSYPHGPGSPEKALLDLKAYRARRGHHFLPCDLSFDDPLLTSLAGLTPQRLTDVYLVALALKYGIRFATFDAGIPTRLVARGSEAVDVIPV
- a CDS encoding Gfo/Idh/MocA family protein, whose protein sequence is MNRRFFLHTSAFAGTWSMLSPLARAQGANEDLRLAVIGFKGRGMNHIDNALKTKGVRLVALCDCDAKVLAAGKDKLEKQNVKVATYEDYRKLCEAKDIDAVVIATPNHTHALIAVTAAANGKHVYVEKPVSHNVWEGRVLADAQAKYGKIIHHGFQRRSETSWAEAFAWLKEGNLGKLKLARGFCYKPRPSIGKVNGPQKPPAEVNYDLWCGPRPTDPPRRKQFHYDWHWQSPYGNGDLGNQGPHQLDVCRWALGDPKELPPTVLSCGGRFAHDDDGDVANTQVVFLGYHPVPIVFEVRGLPKKGVDFKSGMDSYKGQQVGNLIEYEGGWLSGGHDGKCQMFDTEGKQLRSFQGGRSHFGTWVDAIRAGKQDARHSAENGHLSSALAHIGNISWDLGTPASPGEVKEAFSNAAAAEAVERMAAHLAANNVDLAKQKIRLGASLAMSGEKFTGTHADKANALLKGSYRTGFELPV
- a CDS encoding Bax inhibitor-1/YccA family protein, which gives rise to MNSSFNPYAVGPVAEAPLETRTDFVRKTYYHLAGAILAFAALEAVLLAIVPPEAVFGWLSSGKFNMLLVLGAFMGASYIANKWAYSSTSKSTQYLGLGLYVVAQAAIFLPMLLFAKLYDPMAIGKAGVVTGGLVLGLTAIAFTTKKDFTFLGGALKIGGIVAIGLVVSAILFGFGLGTWFSVGMIVLAAGSILYTTSAMLYHYSPGQHVAASLSLFASVATMFYYVLRLFMSRD
- a CDS encoding fused DSP-PTPase phosphatase/NAD kinase-like protein, with product MIRKAPIALAVALLLASCAGTPNLHRVDEKVWRSGQPGRSHFRDLQKEGIGEVLCLRRWHSDKEEAGKSLKLHHVRMRAGEIRDEDIVEALRIMVSAEKPLLVHCFHGADRTGVVIAMYRMVVQDWSRERAIAELTDEAHGHHAKVFPNIREYLETVDVARIRREVYRPQTGSSNPVR
- a CDS encoding RNA polymerase sigma factor, producing MSEFEQLVDAHYEALYRFAMSLSKNADTAADLVQQTFCIWAQKGHQLKERDKAKTWLFTTLHREFLALARKAKRYTDEELTEAVAGRMCSEEDDTERQMDGQRALELLGDLDETFRAPLALFYLQQHSYKEIAEILDVPIGTVMSRISRAKDMLRRRMTAEPSSAPKNILQLQPEALRSSHG
- a CDS encoding PmoA family protein, producing the protein MKRLILPLLFTAAASADEGFTIKATTEPTTVQVELDGKPFTAFHTDSKVPYLYPLLSESGATLSRRWPMDDSAKGEERDHPHHRSFWMSHGEVNGHDFWAFQFGKDPRIETKKVHGMKNDSFTVDLAWTAGGKTHLTEERTYSFKKLDDKTTLIGVSSKLTAADGDAKFGDTKEGFFALRVDRTLRQKGAQAKGHIADSEGRKDNDCWGKRSKWVAFTGPDEKDEPAVLAIFDHPSNLRFPTWWHARDYGLLAANPFGIHDFEKKDDKHLGDHVLKKGESMTFRYGVVLHHGSLESARLADHWTDFSQTP
- the fdhD gene encoding formate dehydrogenase accessory sulfurtransferase FdhD, which translates into the protein MDKHVMATDAEGAEVPDQVVIEEPLQIVIDGHPVAVTMRTPGHDADLALGFLLTEGVIRSREDVRKIDTDSRDNHALVFLADSAEVDLQKLTRHVFSASSCGVCGKATIEAVTTQRPPLPESMLFSPEVLLAAPEKLREAQSVFARTGGLHAAGIFAADGNPQVIREDIGRHNAVDKVLGHAVEAGWNLSQSFLLVSGRVSFEIMQKALAGGIPLVAALSAPSSLAVDFAERSNQALVAFLRPPKFRVFAGKLAR